Proteins from a genomic interval of Osmia bicornis bicornis chromosome 11, iOsmBic2.1, whole genome shotgun sequence:
- the LOC114872420 gene encoding run domain Beclin-1-interacting and cysteine-rich domain-containing protein isoform X1: protein MSDDAHIKEQWQLLQSLRTTVEGLLVDGVLNVWNVYGGLNRLHNVMERIFKHGCRIFNQNGEPDCWIFIQGLNWLQPSLAISPVPTESQDYFSNLPTRIISQKDMLWLYKSLESHSLSHKLSWLLSDKEHLLSCFEPWAFLCQENLSEATLLCLRAVERNQLTLLTEIDPSLFLPSWISPKASPNRHRRSSSYPINFPITNFSVARDKAIHIEKCQLESLKLASDNKANQQNEKNETAILDTKDINDIPLKTWNSLSELTKNSKTPQTSFPTSSSVTANTSSYRSNDSQTATVELSKIIDVNYAELKQSTPMVMDNKLLVKPRTPIRKIKNKVKLKESYATKKSSEESDALNSEDKSVNTVKEYCIPFTKSNKIDANKDNTDSAEINISEKPRRRASFLPGSAPEFTGPWNLEIEGQKDIRTPKKSFMEDGGSSVQPMAIGYFPRPAEGQSLTSFLASAQFSRTNAELDRENAHFSVSEAMIAAIEQVKCNKQWRLMEEAAEESDEEINSLKQRIRLRRRQRQEERCKGRTWNRDLLSDGKTDTTTTDQSISPLSTSSDTPSENISTDDIEDLEVDDERNAVKLKNAGISISMASLYSDADLYQTSPLHGTESTLTDSSMSAEGVALSLLSRFSEKQLPRASELQWLVSEKDAPQRLLPLPKSWPISPDEAENSQSIPLRGTTEWAPPRPQIIFTPHPPPVRRTLIAKQNYRCAGCGMKVAVKYANKFRYCEYLGRYFCTGCHTNQVALIPGKILSKWDFNRYSVSNFSYRLLDQMTLDPLFQINDLNSSLYRRIKQLDRTRLLRIQLYFFKDFLLTCRFATSVQEVLKKEPSYILNEPHVYSIQDLMHIKYGILPIRLQELVQVCNMHIVGCELCQARGFVCELCCSKDIIFPWELLKVSRCELCGACFHNECKQSFNKTDCPRCIRLQARRISREEQF, encoded by the exons ATGTCCGACGACGCCCATATTAAAGAGCAATGGCAACTCCTACAAAGCCTTCGAACTACTGTAGAAGGTTTGTTAGTCGATGGTGTTTTAAATGTGTGGAATGTTTATGGTGGCCTAAATCGTCTTCACAATGTAATGGAGCGGATATTCAAACATGGCTGTcgaatatttaatcaaaat ggaGAACCAGATTGTTGGATTTTTATACAAGGATTAAATTGGCTACAACCTTCTCTAGCAATATCACCTGTTCCCACAGAATCTCAAGATTACTTTTCAAATTTGCCAACTCGAATAATATCACAGAAAGATATGTTATGGTTGTATAAAAG CTTAGAAAGCCATTCTTTGTCACATAAGCTTTCTTGGCTTTTATCTGACAAGGAACATTTACTTTCCTGTTTTGAACCATGGGCATTTCTATGTCAAGAAAATTTATCTGAGGCCACACTTTTGTGTTTAAGAGCAGTTGAAAGAAATCAGCTTACATTGCTCACAGAAATTGATCCATCTTTA TTTTTACCATCTTGGATTTCTCCAAAGGCAAGTCCAAATAGACACCGTAGATCTTCATCATATCCAATAAATTTTCCAATCACAAATTTTAGTGTAGCAAGAGACAAAGCTATACATATTGAAAAATGTCAATTAGAATCATTAAAACTAGCATCAGATAACAAAGCTAATcagcaaaatgaaaaaaatgaaactgcAATATTAGATACCAaagatataaatgatataCCTTTAAAAACATGGAATAGTCTTTCAGAATTGacaaaaaattctaaaactcCACAAACAAGTTTTCCTACATCTTCATCAGTTACTGCAAATACAAGCTCATATAGAAGTAATGATTCACAGACTGCAACTGTTGaattatcaaaaataattGATGTAAACTATGCTGAATTAAAACAGTCTACACCCATGGTTATGGATAATAAATTACTTGTAAAGCCAAGAACTccaataagaaaaataaaaaataaagttaaGCTGAAAGAAAGTTATGCTACTAAAAAATCTAGTGAAGAGTCTGATGCATTAAATAGTGAAGACAAATCGGTAAACACGGTAAAAGAATATTGTATTCCATTTactaaatcaaataaaattgacGCAAACAAAGATAATACAGATTCCgcagaaataaatatatctgAAAAGCCAAGAAGAAGAGCTTCATTTTTACCTGGATCAGCGCCTGAATTTACTGGTCCATGGAATTTAGAAATCGAGGGTCAGAAAGACATAAGAACACCAAAGAAAAGTTTCATGGAAGATGGAGGGAGTAGTGTACAACCTATGGCAATAGGATATTTTCCACGACCAGCGGAGGGTCAAAGTTTAACAAGCTTTTTAGCATCTGCACAATTTTCCCGAACTAATGCCGAATTAGACAGAGAGAATGCACATTTTAGTGTTTCTGAGGCTATGATAGCCGCCATTGAACAAGTAAAATGCAACAAACAGTGGCGTCTTATGGAAGAAGCAGCCGAAGAAAGTGATGAAGAGATAAATAGCTTAAAACAAAGAATACGATTGAGACGCCGTCAACGGCAAGAAGAACGGTGTAAAGGAAGAACATGGAATCGTGACTTGCTTAGTGATGGAAAAACTGATACAACAACCACTGATCAAAGTATTAGTCCGTTGTCAACTTCATCTGATACTCCATCCGAGAATATTTCTACCGATGATATAGAAGATCTAGAAGTAGACGATGAAAGAAATGCAGTAAAGCTTAAAAATGCTGGGATTTCAATATCTATGGCATCATTATATTCGGATGCAGATTTGTATCAAACATCTCCTCTACATGGAACAGAGTCAACATTAACTGACAGCAGCATGTCTGCGGAAGGTGTAGCTCTATCGCTTCTCAGTAGGTTTAGTGAGAAACAATTACCAAGAGCGAGCGAATTACAGTGGCTTGTCTCAGAGAAAGATGCACCGCAAAGACTGTTACCACTACCCAAAAGTTGGCCAATCAGTCCAGACGAAGCAGAAAATTCCCAATCAATTCCACTGCGCGGAACCACAGAATGGGCTCCACCGAGACCTCAAATTATTTTCACACCACATCCTCCTCCAGT GCGGCGAACTCTTATAGCTAAACAGAATTACAGGTGTGCAGGATGTGGAATGAAAGTTGCAGTAAAATATGCAAACAAATTCCGTTACTGCGAATATTTAGGTAGATATTTCTGTACCGGATGCCATACTAATCAAGTGGCACTAATACCAGGAAAGATTTTATCTAAATGGGATTTCAATAG ATATTCTGTATCGAACTTTTCATACAGACTATTGGATCAAATGACATTAGAtccattatttcaaataaacgaTTTAAATTCATCATTATACAGGCGCATCAAACAATTAGATAGAACGAGATTATTGCGTatacaattatatttctttaaagaCTTCTTACTTACGTGTAGATTTGCAACAAG TGTTCAAGAAGTATTGAAAAAGGAACCAAGTTACATATTAAACGAACCTCATGTGTATTCCATTCAGGATCTGATGCATATTAAATATGGTATTCTGCCAATTAGATTACAAGAATTAGTTCAAGTTTGCAATATGCACATTGTAGGTTGTGAG TTATGCCAAGCTAGAGGATTTGTATGTGAACTATGTTGCTCTAAAGACATTATATTTCCATGGGAATTGTTAAAAGTTAGTAGGTGTGAATTGTGTGGTGCATGTTTTCATAACGAATGTAAGCAAAGCTTTAATAAAACTGATTGTCCGCGTTGCATTCGTTTACAAGCTAGACGAATATCCAGAGAAGAACAATTTTGA
- the LOC114872406 gene encoding 26S proteasome regulatory subunit 8 encodes MTLTNKMEIDEKISKGEGFKPYYITKIEELQLIVAEKSQNLRRLQAQRNELNAKVRMLREELQLLQEQGSYVGEVVKPMDKKKVLVKVHPEGKFVVDIDKNIDINDVTPNSRVALRNESYTLHKILPNKVDPLVSLMMVEKVPDSTYEMVGGLDKQIKEIKEVIELPVKHPELFDALGIAQPKGVLLYGPPGTGKTLLARAVAHHTECTFIRVSGSELVQKFIGEGSRMVRELFVMAREHAPSIIFMDEIDSIGSSRIESGSGGDSEVQRTMLELLNQLDGFEATKNIKVIMATNRIDILDPALLRPGRIDRKIEFPPPNEAARLDILKIHSRKMNLTRGINLRKIAELMPGASGAEVKGVCTEAGMYALRERRVHVTQEDFEMAVAKVMQKDSEKNMSIKKLWK; translated from the exons ATGACGCTCACAAATAAG ATGGAAATAGATGAAAAAATTTCGAAGGGAGAAGGTTTTAAACCATATTACATTACTAAAATCGAAGAGCTGCAGTTAATTGTGGCTGAGAAAAGTCAAAATTTAAGGAGATTACAAGCACAGCGTAATGAGCTTAATGCAAAAG TACGTATGTTGCGTGAAGAATTACAACTTCTCCAAGAACAAGGTTCATATGTTGGAGAAGTTGTTAAACCAATggataaaaagaaagttcTAGTGAAAGTACATCCTGAAGGAAAATTTGTAGTGGATATAGATAAAAACATTGATATTAATGATGTAACACCAAATTCAAGAGTGGCATTACGCAATGAAAGTTATACTTTACACAAAATTTTGCCAAATAAAGTTGATCCACTTGTTTCACTCATGATGGTAGAGAAAGTTCCAGATTCTACATATGAAATGGTTGGTGGATTAGATAAACAAATTAAGGAAATCAAGGAAGTTATAGAATTACCTGTTAAACATCCTGAATTATTTGATGCTCTTGGAATTGCTCAACCCAAAGGAGTACTCTTATATGGGCCACCAG GTACTGGGAAAACTTTACTAGCAAGAGCAGTAGCTCATCATACAGAATGTACTTTTATTCGGGTATCTGGTTCTGAATTGGTACAGAAGTTCATTGGTGAAGGTTCGCGTATGGTTCGTGAACTTTTTGTAATGGCAAGAGAACATGCTCCCTCTATAATATTTATGGATGAAATAGATTCAATTGGAAGTTCTCGTATTGAATCCGGATCTGGAGGCGATAGTGAA GTTCAACGAACTATGCTTGAATTGCTCAACCAGTTGGATGGTTTTGAAGCCACAAAGAATATAAAAGTTATTATGGCAACCAACAGAATTGATATATTAGATCCTGCTTTATTGAGACCTGGACGTATAGATcgtaaaattgaatttccacCTCCAAATGAAGCAGCACGTCTTgacattttgaaaattcactCGAGAAAAATGAATCTAACCCGAGGTATAAACTTAAGAAAAATTGCCGAACTTATGCCTGGTGCATCAGGAGCAGAAGTCAAG GGTGTATGTACAGAAGCTGGTATGTATGCTCTCAGAGAACGTCGTGTTCACGTTACTCAGGAAGATTTTGAAATGGCCGTCGCCAAGGTGATGCAAAAAGATTCAGAAAAAAATATGTCAATCAAGAAATTGTGGAAGTAA
- the LOC114872420 gene encoding run domain Beclin-1-interacting and cysteine-rich domain-containing protein isoform X3 — protein sequence MLWLYKSLESHSLSHKLSWLLSDKEHLLSCFEPWAFLCQENLSEATLLCLRAVERNQLTLLTEIDPSLFLPSWISPKASPNRHRRSSSYPINFPITNFSVARDKAIHIEKCQLESLKLASDNKANQQNEKNETAILDTKDINDIPLKTWNSLSELTKNSKTPQTSFPTSSSVTANTSSYRSNDSQTATVELSKIIDVNYAELKQSTPMVMDNKLLVKPRTPIRKIKNKVKLKESYATKKSSEESDALNSEDKSVNTVKEYCIPFTKSNKIDANKDNTDSAEINISEKPRRRASFLPGSAPEFTGPWNLEIEGQKDIRTPKKSFMEDGGSSVQPMAIGYFPRPAEGQSLTSFLASAQFSRTNAELDRENAHFSVSEAMIAAIEQVKCNKQWRLMEEAAEESDEEINSLKQRIRLRRRQRQEERCKGRTWNRDLLSDGKTDTTTTDQSISPLSTSSDTPSENISTDDIEDLEVDDERNAVKLKNAGISISMASLYSDADLYQTSPLHGTESTLTDSSMSAEGVALSLLSRFSEKQLPRASELQWLVSEKDAPQRLLPLPKSWPISPDEAENSQSIPLRGTTEWAPPRPQIIFTPHPPPVRRTLIAKQNYRCAGCGMKVAVKYANKFRYCEYLGRYFCTGCHTNQVALIPGKILSKWDFNRYSVSNFSYRLLDQMTLDPLFQINDLNSSLYRRIKQLDRTRLLRIQLYFFKDFLLTCRFATSVQEVLKKEPSYILNEPHVYSIQDLMHIKYGILPIRLQELVQVCNMHIVGCELCQARGFVCELCCSKDIIFPWELLKVSRCELCGACFHNECKQSFNKTDCPRCIRLQARRISREEQF from the exons ATGTTATGGTTGTATAAAAG CTTAGAAAGCCATTCTTTGTCACATAAGCTTTCTTGGCTTTTATCTGACAAGGAACATTTACTTTCCTGTTTTGAACCATGGGCATTTCTATGTCAAGAAAATTTATCTGAGGCCACACTTTTGTGTTTAAGAGCAGTTGAAAGAAATCAGCTTACATTGCTCACAGAAATTGATCCATCTTTA TTTTTACCATCTTGGATTTCTCCAAAGGCAAGTCCAAATAGACACCGTAGATCTTCATCATATCCAATAAATTTTCCAATCACAAATTTTAGTGTAGCAAGAGACAAAGCTATACATATTGAAAAATGTCAATTAGAATCATTAAAACTAGCATCAGATAACAAAGCTAATcagcaaaatgaaaaaaatgaaactgcAATATTAGATACCAaagatataaatgatataCCTTTAAAAACATGGAATAGTCTTTCAGAATTGacaaaaaattctaaaactcCACAAACAAGTTTTCCTACATCTTCATCAGTTACTGCAAATACAAGCTCATATAGAAGTAATGATTCACAGACTGCAACTGTTGaattatcaaaaataattGATGTAAACTATGCTGAATTAAAACAGTCTACACCCATGGTTATGGATAATAAATTACTTGTAAAGCCAAGAACTccaataagaaaaataaaaaataaagttaaGCTGAAAGAAAGTTATGCTACTAAAAAATCTAGTGAAGAGTCTGATGCATTAAATAGTGAAGACAAATCGGTAAACACGGTAAAAGAATATTGTATTCCATTTactaaatcaaataaaattgacGCAAACAAAGATAATACAGATTCCgcagaaataaatatatctgAAAAGCCAAGAAGAAGAGCTTCATTTTTACCTGGATCAGCGCCTGAATTTACTGGTCCATGGAATTTAGAAATCGAGGGTCAGAAAGACATAAGAACACCAAAGAAAAGTTTCATGGAAGATGGAGGGAGTAGTGTACAACCTATGGCAATAGGATATTTTCCACGACCAGCGGAGGGTCAAAGTTTAACAAGCTTTTTAGCATCTGCACAATTTTCCCGAACTAATGCCGAATTAGACAGAGAGAATGCACATTTTAGTGTTTCTGAGGCTATGATAGCCGCCATTGAACAAGTAAAATGCAACAAACAGTGGCGTCTTATGGAAGAAGCAGCCGAAGAAAGTGATGAAGAGATAAATAGCTTAAAACAAAGAATACGATTGAGACGCCGTCAACGGCAAGAAGAACGGTGTAAAGGAAGAACATGGAATCGTGACTTGCTTAGTGATGGAAAAACTGATACAACAACCACTGATCAAAGTATTAGTCCGTTGTCAACTTCATCTGATACTCCATCCGAGAATATTTCTACCGATGATATAGAAGATCTAGAAGTAGACGATGAAAGAAATGCAGTAAAGCTTAAAAATGCTGGGATTTCAATATCTATGGCATCATTATATTCGGATGCAGATTTGTATCAAACATCTCCTCTACATGGAACAGAGTCAACATTAACTGACAGCAGCATGTCTGCGGAAGGTGTAGCTCTATCGCTTCTCAGTAGGTTTAGTGAGAAACAATTACCAAGAGCGAGCGAATTACAGTGGCTTGTCTCAGAGAAAGATGCACCGCAAAGACTGTTACCACTACCCAAAAGTTGGCCAATCAGTCCAGACGAAGCAGAAAATTCCCAATCAATTCCACTGCGCGGAACCACAGAATGGGCTCCACCGAGACCTCAAATTATTTTCACACCACATCCTCCTCCAGT GCGGCGAACTCTTATAGCTAAACAGAATTACAGGTGTGCAGGATGTGGAATGAAAGTTGCAGTAAAATATGCAAACAAATTCCGTTACTGCGAATATTTAGGTAGATATTTCTGTACCGGATGCCATACTAATCAAGTGGCACTAATACCAGGAAAGATTTTATCTAAATGGGATTTCAATAG ATATTCTGTATCGAACTTTTCATACAGACTATTGGATCAAATGACATTAGAtccattatttcaaataaacgaTTTAAATTCATCATTATACAGGCGCATCAAACAATTAGATAGAACGAGATTATTGCGTatacaattatatttctttaaagaCTTCTTACTTACGTGTAGATTTGCAACAAG TGTTCAAGAAGTATTGAAAAAGGAACCAAGTTACATATTAAACGAACCTCATGTGTATTCCATTCAGGATCTGATGCATATTAAATATGGTATTCTGCCAATTAGATTACAAGAATTAGTTCAAGTTTGCAATATGCACATTGTAGGTTGTGAG TTATGCCAAGCTAGAGGATTTGTATGTGAACTATGTTGCTCTAAAGACATTATATTTCCATGGGAATTGTTAAAAGTTAGTAGGTGTGAATTGTGTGGTGCATGTTTTCATAACGAATGTAAGCAAAGCTTTAATAAAACTGATTGTCCGCGTTGCATTCGTTTACAAGCTAGACGAATATCCAGAGAAGAACAATTTTGA
- the LOC114872420 gene encoding run domain Beclin-1-interacting and cysteine-rich domain-containing protein isoform X2 codes for MSDDAHIKEQWQLLQSLRTTVEGLLVDGVLNVWNVYGGLNRLHNVMERIFKHGCRIFNQNGEPDCWIFIQGLNWLQPSLAISPVPTESQDYFSNLPTRIISQKDMLWLYKSLESHSLSHKLSWLLSDKEHLLSCFEPWAFLCQENLSEATLLCLRAVERNQLTLLTEIDPSLFLPSWISPKASPNRHRRSSSYPINFPITNFSVARDKAIHIEKCQLESLKLASDNKANQQNEKNETAILDTKDINDIPLKTWNSLSELTKNSKTPQTSFPTSSSVTANTSSYRSNDSQTATVELSKIIDVNYAELKQSTPMVMDNKLLVKPRTPIRKIKNKVKLKESYATKKSSEESDALNSEDKSVNTVKEYCIPFTKSNKIDANKDNTDSAEINISEKPRRRASFLPGSAPEFTGPWNLEIEGQKDIRTPKKSFMEDGGSSVQPMAIGYFPRPAEGQSLTSFLASAQFSRTNAELDRENAHFSVSEAMIAAIEQVKCNKQWRLMEEAAEESDEEINSLKQRIRLRRRQRQEERCKGRTWNRDLLSDGKTDTTTTDQSISPLSTSSDTPSENISTDDIEDLEVDDERNAVKLKNAGISISMASLYSDADLYQTSPLHGTESTLTDSSMSAEGVALSLLSRFSEKQLPRASELQWLVSEKDAPQRLLPLPKSWPISPDEAENSQSIPLRGTTEWAPPRPQIIFTPHPPPVRRTLIAKQNYRCAGCGMKVAVKYANKFRYCEYLGRYFCTGCHTNQVALIPGKILSKWDFNRYSVSNFSYRLLDQMTLDPLFQINDLNSSLYRRIKQLDRTRLLRIQLYFFKDFLLTCRFATSVQEVLKKEPSYILNEPHVYSIQDLMHIKYGILPIRLQELVQVCNMHILCQARGFVCELCCSKDIIFPWELLKVSRCELCGACFHNECKQSFNKTDCPRCIRLQARRISREEQF; via the exons ATGTCCGACGACGCCCATATTAAAGAGCAATGGCAACTCCTACAAAGCCTTCGAACTACTGTAGAAGGTTTGTTAGTCGATGGTGTTTTAAATGTGTGGAATGTTTATGGTGGCCTAAATCGTCTTCACAATGTAATGGAGCGGATATTCAAACATGGCTGTcgaatatttaatcaaaat ggaGAACCAGATTGTTGGATTTTTATACAAGGATTAAATTGGCTACAACCTTCTCTAGCAATATCACCTGTTCCCACAGAATCTCAAGATTACTTTTCAAATTTGCCAACTCGAATAATATCACAGAAAGATATGTTATGGTTGTATAAAAG CTTAGAAAGCCATTCTTTGTCACATAAGCTTTCTTGGCTTTTATCTGACAAGGAACATTTACTTTCCTGTTTTGAACCATGGGCATTTCTATGTCAAGAAAATTTATCTGAGGCCACACTTTTGTGTTTAAGAGCAGTTGAAAGAAATCAGCTTACATTGCTCACAGAAATTGATCCATCTTTA TTTTTACCATCTTGGATTTCTCCAAAGGCAAGTCCAAATAGACACCGTAGATCTTCATCATATCCAATAAATTTTCCAATCACAAATTTTAGTGTAGCAAGAGACAAAGCTATACATATTGAAAAATGTCAATTAGAATCATTAAAACTAGCATCAGATAACAAAGCTAATcagcaaaatgaaaaaaatgaaactgcAATATTAGATACCAaagatataaatgatataCCTTTAAAAACATGGAATAGTCTTTCAGAATTGacaaaaaattctaaaactcCACAAACAAGTTTTCCTACATCTTCATCAGTTACTGCAAATACAAGCTCATATAGAAGTAATGATTCACAGACTGCAACTGTTGaattatcaaaaataattGATGTAAACTATGCTGAATTAAAACAGTCTACACCCATGGTTATGGATAATAAATTACTTGTAAAGCCAAGAACTccaataagaaaaataaaaaataaagttaaGCTGAAAGAAAGTTATGCTACTAAAAAATCTAGTGAAGAGTCTGATGCATTAAATAGTGAAGACAAATCGGTAAACACGGTAAAAGAATATTGTATTCCATTTactaaatcaaataaaattgacGCAAACAAAGATAATACAGATTCCgcagaaataaatatatctgAAAAGCCAAGAAGAAGAGCTTCATTTTTACCTGGATCAGCGCCTGAATTTACTGGTCCATGGAATTTAGAAATCGAGGGTCAGAAAGACATAAGAACACCAAAGAAAAGTTTCATGGAAGATGGAGGGAGTAGTGTACAACCTATGGCAATAGGATATTTTCCACGACCAGCGGAGGGTCAAAGTTTAACAAGCTTTTTAGCATCTGCACAATTTTCCCGAACTAATGCCGAATTAGACAGAGAGAATGCACATTTTAGTGTTTCTGAGGCTATGATAGCCGCCATTGAACAAGTAAAATGCAACAAACAGTGGCGTCTTATGGAAGAAGCAGCCGAAGAAAGTGATGAAGAGATAAATAGCTTAAAACAAAGAATACGATTGAGACGCCGTCAACGGCAAGAAGAACGGTGTAAAGGAAGAACATGGAATCGTGACTTGCTTAGTGATGGAAAAACTGATACAACAACCACTGATCAAAGTATTAGTCCGTTGTCAACTTCATCTGATACTCCATCCGAGAATATTTCTACCGATGATATAGAAGATCTAGAAGTAGACGATGAAAGAAATGCAGTAAAGCTTAAAAATGCTGGGATTTCAATATCTATGGCATCATTATATTCGGATGCAGATTTGTATCAAACATCTCCTCTACATGGAACAGAGTCAACATTAACTGACAGCAGCATGTCTGCGGAAGGTGTAGCTCTATCGCTTCTCAGTAGGTTTAGTGAGAAACAATTACCAAGAGCGAGCGAATTACAGTGGCTTGTCTCAGAGAAAGATGCACCGCAAAGACTGTTACCACTACCCAAAAGTTGGCCAATCAGTCCAGACGAAGCAGAAAATTCCCAATCAATTCCACTGCGCGGAACCACAGAATGGGCTCCACCGAGACCTCAAATTATTTTCACACCACATCCTCCTCCAGT GCGGCGAACTCTTATAGCTAAACAGAATTACAGGTGTGCAGGATGTGGAATGAAAGTTGCAGTAAAATATGCAAACAAATTCCGTTACTGCGAATATTTAGGTAGATATTTCTGTACCGGATGCCATACTAATCAAGTGGCACTAATACCAGGAAAGATTTTATCTAAATGGGATTTCAATAG ATATTCTGTATCGAACTTTTCATACAGACTATTGGATCAAATGACATTAGAtccattatttcaaataaacgaTTTAAATTCATCATTATACAGGCGCATCAAACAATTAGATAGAACGAGATTATTGCGTatacaattatatttctttaaagaCTTCTTACTTACGTGTAGATTTGCAACAAG TGTTCAAGAAGTATTGAAAAAGGAACCAAGTTACATATTAAACGAACCTCATGTGTATTCCATTCAGGATCTGATGCATATTAAATATGGTATTCTGCCAATTAGATTACAAGAATTAGTTCAAGTTTGCAATATGCACATT TTATGCCAAGCTAGAGGATTTGTATGTGAACTATGTTGCTCTAAAGACATTATATTTCCATGGGAATTGTTAAAAGTTAGTAGGTGTGAATTGTGTGGTGCATGTTTTCATAACGAATGTAAGCAAAGCTTTAATAAAACTGATTGTCCGCGTTGCATTCGTTTACAAGCTAGACGAATATCCAGAGAAGAACAATTTTGA